In Agrobacterium sp. RAC06, a single window of DNA contains:
- a CDS encoding phasin has translation MNTNDIFSFSSFDPSKMQESFRDFAEKGAVQSKEAYAKMKSATEEATKTVEATVQTAQAGTVELGLKAIDAMRTNADLSLSHMEALLGVKSMAELVELQTAFIRKQAEVTIEQAKAIQETAKKVAETMTKPGKEAAEKVMSSLKVA, from the coding sequence ATGAACACCAATGATATCTTCTCTTTCTCCTCCTTCGATCCTTCGAAGATGCAGGAAAGCTTCCGTGACTTCGCCGAAAAGGGCGCAGTCCAGTCGAAGGAAGCCTATGCCAAGATGAAGTCCGCCACGGAAGAAGCCACGAAGACCGTGGAAGCGACCGTCCAGACGGCCCAGGCCGGCACCGTCGAACTCGGCCTCAAGGCGATCGACGCCATGCGCACCAATGCCGACCTCTCGCTCTCGCACATGGAAGCGCTGCTCGGCGTCAAGTCGATGGCTGAACTGGTCGAACTCCAGACCGCCTTCATCCGCAAGCAGGCTGAAGTGACGATCGAACAGGCCAAGGCGATCCAGGAAACCGCCAAGAAGGTTGCCGAAACGATGACCAAGCCTGGCAAGGAAGCTGCCGAAAAGGTCATGTCCTCGCTCAAGGTCGCCTGA
- a CDS encoding PilZ domain-containing protein — MERRKEIRQRCELDSLVLMFGCHVRGWISDCSPKGLGLVLSEGIELADQEPLVLYCDLFGVLHAEIIWKQDEKIGARIRNWKTAAVSSRIRPYLLRPSRI, encoded by the coding sequence ATGGAACGTCGCAAAGAGATAAGACAGCGCTGCGAACTGGATTCGCTGGTCCTGATGTTCGGCTGCCATGTCCGGGGATGGATTTCCGACTGCAGCCCCAAGGGGCTGGGTCTGGTGCTCTCCGAAGGAATAGAACTCGCGGATCAGGAGCCGCTTGTCCTTTATTGCGATCTGTTCGGTGTTCTGCATGCCGAGATCATCTGGAAGCAGGACGAGAAGATCGGCGCGCGGATACGCAACTGGAAGACGGCGGCGGTCAGCAGCCGGATCCGGCCCTACCTCCTGCGGCCATCGAGGATCTGA